AAGTTGAGATCACTAGatgatgaaaatttaaaaaatattgccttaattttgaatgttccttaaagcataataatcaatccgatattgatggtttaaatttattttctaaattaaaaATGTTaataaaaatagtacaattagaagataacaatttatttgatatactcaatcaaataagAAGATCTGATTCTTTTCCAAATAtctatattgcttatagaataatgttaataaCTCATGTTATCATTGCTTCAGCGGaagaagtttttcaaaattaaaaatgataaaatcttatctaagatcaacaatgtTTCATGAGAGGATAAATGGATTAGCTATATTGTCAATTGAAAAAGATTTATTAGGAGAAAttgattataaaaaaattattaataactttgtatCTAATAAAAGATTTAAAAATAgactttaaataaaaaataatattttttttaaaaaaaaagttaagCCTCTCATAAAATTTGACTTTAGGCCACAATATTAGTTGAGTCGCCCCTGTAACTCACACACACTTACCTTACTATTTTGACATGACTTGTTGGAGCTGACTTACCATAAAAGCCAATCTTTTATTAGAAGAGTAAGATAAAAGGATATGTGCATCTCTTACTATCTCTCAAAAAATTGTTGATGCTAAAGGCGATTTTCGTACTATACATATAATTAATTTGTGTTCAAATGTCTATATATCATCCTTTTATTTCTAAGTTCCATATTCAATAGGACACCTCACATAAAACGAAAAGGATAGCATATGATTTTAATTTAGCTGTTAATTTAGTTTTCATGTTAAATTATATGCGATAAACAACCTTATATTTGACAGTCAATAGATATCTTATTAATATCATATACTAGGCATATACTTATAGAAACAAAAAACAGAAAGGAAGTGAAAAAAGGAAAGCCAACAATGTTAATTAAGTAgtagtattttcttttctttttccttttagtACTTCTTAGTACAAATGACATATAACAAAATTCTTACTGTTTGGACAATATTAGAGTGAAGTTGAATAATGGATAGTTCGAtggataaaatattttttatttatacgGGTTCGAAAAAAGATAGTACCTCAAATGGTATAACCTAAACAGCTTATCTTAATGCAAGTATTAATGTCTGTTTTTACAGTTCGAATTCATGACCTATATGTCACATGTGACCAATTTTACTATTGTTCTAAGTCTCTCCTTCATTATGAAGTTGAATAGcatttataattatatttaaacATGAAGTTCAATCATAAAAAGTTCAAGTTTGTGAGTGAAAATTATTATTCACTTAAAGAATACGCGTCAAATTAGTTTTCTAAAATGCAAATATTCTATCGGAAGTTAAAACTAAAATAATGAACATAAAATAACGTTTGATTCGCAAGTAATAGTTGATTAAAGCATGACTCGTAAAATGAACCTATTTCATAGAGAAGAGCAACGAACATGAAAAACAACGAAAACCAAATCTTCTTTCCAAGAAAGAAGTAATGTCCACATTCAGGTGGTCAAACTCAAGGTAAAGATTAAAGAACATGCTCCTCTATCTAATCACGTTGCAACGCGCAATAACAATTGGCAAGCATCTACGGCAACTTTTCTTTTGACAAATACTCGGTTATATATTTTTAATCGCTCCCAAAGAGGCGGAGCTAAAGACAGGTTACGTGTTCGATTAAATTCAATAGTTTTGATTCaaattttgtatttatttttaaaaaataatttaatacgtataaattattaatttagaacctagAAAGATATAAATATTGACctcataaatttcaaatcttggtTCTGCCTCTGCTCCCAAAAGTAATAATCGATAAACTATTTTTTTTGGTTATATAATagacatattttatatattttttggctaGCGAATGCAATTAGTTTCGGACGACGAatttaattttgtattttgctCTTATCATATATTAATTTAAACAGTTCTTTTTATTTAACTACTTAAGTTTGCTAGTATTTCCGATATGTTTTTTCACAAAGGAAAAAAGTAAACCATTTACTATAATTTTGTAAACTCAGTATACACGAGAAGTTCTTTTTTCTTTATCTTGACCTCATTAAAGGGCTACGTGTCATTAGCTGAGGGAAGAGCGGTGATGATAGAGACAAGTGTGAGATGAATCCCGGCCAAAACGTGGTACATAATCAGTATGGCATGAGGCCATTGAGCTGATGATTCTCCCGCCAAAAAAGATAGTCTAATACATAAAATATTccgtatttttttaaaatttgggaAAAGGTCACATTTTAAGAAAGTGTGATGTAGTAGATTACCCTAATAAAAATATCAGTAACTGATTCTACGATTTGAATCTGTGACCTATAGATCGCACGAAAATAACTTTACTGTTGCTCCAAAGCTTTACTTCTCTGCTAAAAATACACTCCCTCTAAAGTGTGATATTCTAATCGATTAATTTAAATTTATAACGAATAGTTTACTTTAAGAAATAAATGATCCATATTAAAAATGATTTTATTTAAACTTTTTATTAAAGAACCAACATAAATCTAGATTACGAATGTTCAGTGTCCTTATAACATCTAGATTAAAGTGATATATGTTGATGTTAAGTAGTAACACAATTAACAAAAAGCAACGGAACTTTTCATTTATAATCATCTAATGACAGAATATGcaactttaaaatattatttggtTCAAGCTTTCTCTATTATAACAGGCGATGACCTTTATGACTCTTGATTTCTCACCATTTCTAGATATAATATTATCTCTTTAATGAGTTAAATAATATTCTATTCAACATAGCCCAAAAAAAAACCTTTTTTATGACCCTCTCTTGTTAGGATATGCTATAAACCATGCGTATTATTATAGTATTCTTTATGGAATAATTGTTTATTcaattattcaattcaataaagttttattttaaatagatcatatatttgtaTGTGTGTCCATtgtttatatagtagatgatttagtatatatagagtttagcttatacacggaagattaaatcatcggttcttataagtcatATAGTTTATGTttacaatctaatgatggaattggacaaaccatcggAATGGTTGTAGCAcgagattaaatataatttatcttgattatgggaattgTTTAATTCTCACTTCTTGTGCTattacattttgtatgtattgaacggatcaagtagagataagtattttatactgacttaataaaataatttctctagtccattcaatatacttatactcttaatcttgatataattattatcaGTTGTGTGTGtcatttattattttgatttattaaaaggcgagattctaTCGTAGGTCAATAAGTctggtaaattggacaataatgatatacattggcgaagtaataattagttgataaaatttatgtCTCAGTTTTTGAGATTGATGATactcctttatgaaagcttataagttttcatgtgtaaactcgGCCGGTGGATTTTatatccgacacatgaaataagttaagcgataGTCTAAAGAaagtaatcaataaattaaattgttagtaatttaatttgattggttagtatctgaatcttaacatggggagttaaataaggtttTATGGAAGAATATCGAAATTGAactaaggagtgcaattacgaatttttagtggaataattcgtaatttattatggtagaaattaatttcaaatttcgaaattaattccataataggaagccttgttaattaaattatatGGTCCATATTGTgcctaaataataggaaataaaggaaATCTTTCCTTAGTGGAAGAAGAAAACCTAAAAGGTTTTGGAAAAGGGTTTTAACCTAAAAACGTGGCTATATATACTCCATATAGGACTGGCCATTTTTTACACGGGTTTTACACGTTTTTCTTCCTTGAAATTTCGCCCACCCAAAATTTTCTCTTTccggatattatttgggtaacacagtAGAAGATTGTGGAAGTTTTGCTGAGGTCGCGGTCTTGCAACTCTGGAACTGAAGACTGAGATTAATTTGctttgttcacgcttcaagaggtaactCGAATAATCTCCATATGTGCTAATTGTTTAATTTACAGATGAATATGATATTGTAATTGCTTCCGCTGCGATATATAATCCAacaattagtatcagagcctactCGCGTCTAATTAAATGATTAGGATGAACATGAAAAAGTAGTATCATGTTAATATGCATGTTTTGAATTACATGCAAAGATTATTTTTTCTGTAAAACTTCATTGTTTTTAGCATGAATATTTGTTCTGAGTATTATGATTATTGTGTAAATCATGTAATATCTCCTTATTTTTTATGATATTTGATTAGAGTAATCTGAAAATTTAGTTTGATCCATGAAAAACGCAAAAGTCACTATTTGGCCAAATTTGCCAGAAAATCAAAGGTCAACATGTTGACGGACTCCGATTGACCTGAAACTTGGCAGGTCCATGCGAAACGGCCCAGTGAGCAATACACATCAGTTTCGCTCATGACGTAAGCCGTTTTTCGGGCTTTCAGGGTCGTTTAGATGGTGTTTTGGACgtttttttaattttctagaaatttttcaaaaagaaatttTTGAGTTGTTTTTAATCCAGTGGTGGTAGGGATCATTTCCTATGGACTCCAGGGTTAAATTCTGGTGATATAATATTTTTACACGTTGACGTAGGTCTTCTTCCATATCGGATAAACTCAATATAGATAATCACTGGGTTATACTAGTTGTTGATTGCTTGTATTTTCTCTCCATCTAAGTATGCATGTTGGTTCAATGAGACTAGTATATTGAATGTTGATATTCACTTGACTTAAATTAACATTTTACTCTTCATCTGAGTATGTCATGTTTAAATTCATGGAGTGAATAATctgtcattatatatatatatatatatatatatatatatatatatatatatattgcaagaATAACTCTTTTCCTATCGAAATTTGTTGTTCAAGGTGCATGAATTATATGTATGTAGTGTGTTttgaattttaatattcaataataCATGActgattttgatatatttatttaattGTCTCTCATATTAACAATGGCTGCTTTCAATCCCCTTACTGTTATTCCTACCCCAAACAAACTTGAGGGTCCGAATTCTGTTGATTGGAAACAAAACTTGGATATTGTCCTAATTGCTGAAGAGTACAAATTTGTGCTCGATGAGGTGTGTCCGGAAAAACCTAGAGATGATGGTATGGATGATGAACAAAAAGCTTACAGAAAATCGGTTAAGGCTAATGAGATGGTGCGGTGTTATATTCTGGCATCTATGTCAAATGTTCTGCAACATCAATACCAGTCTATGGAGTCTGCTTATGACATTCTGAAAAATCTCAAAGAAATGTTTGTAGATCAGAATCGTGCGGCTAAGCAGACTGCCATGAAAGCTCTTCTGAATACCAAAATGGTTGAAGGTTCATATGTTAGGGATTATGTTTTGAAGATGATGAGTCTTCTGAATGAACTGGAGGTCCTTGGAGCTAACATTGATAAGGATACGCAGGTTGAAATGATCCTGCAGACTTTGCCTGACAGTTTTTAGCAATTTCGCTTGAATTATAACATGAAAAAGATGGATTTGTCACTTGTGAAATTACTGAATGAGCTGCAGTTGGTAGAGACTATTATCAAGCAACAAACTCCTCCTGTGGCATTGAATTTTGAGGTAGATTTTTCTTCTAAACCGAGAGGCagatagaagaagaaaaaggCTCAAAAGTCCTCTATTGGTGGCGCAATTGTTGGTGTGAAAAAGGCTAAGGGCAAGTGTTATCACTGCAAGAAGCCTGGGCATCATAAGAAGCAATGTCCGGCTTATCTGGCCAAGCTAAATAATAAATCAGGTGATTTACATCCACTTGTCATTGAAACTCTTTTAGCGGTTGTTTCTACCATGCCATGGTGTATAGATTCGGGAGCCACTAATCATGTCTACACTTATTTGCAGGGGTTTCAGGTAGTGCGACGACTAAGTTGAGGAGAAATCAATATTTATCAAGCGGATGGTTCGGTAGTTCCAGTTTTAGCATtaggaaatattagtatttcgtttggtaggttccggagtagtttgtagaaattggaagtttcaaagttcattaggcttgaatctatgtgtgattcgtatttttactATTGTTGGATgcgatttgaagactcgactaagttcatatgatattttaggatttgttagtatatttggttgaggtcctgggggcctcaggtAAGTTTTGGAGAGTTAACGGATCAGATTCGGACTTAAAAccactgctggaatttttcttttggtttccttatacgcgatcgcataagttcatccgtgatcgcgtaagcttatttggTGCAGGGGTGATTTATgttctatgcggtcgcataggaagaaacgcgatcgcgtaaatgaaTTAAgctgtgcttcgcgaatgcatggatgaggtcgcgttcgcgtataagGATTTGAGCAGTAGATGAGAGGAGGCAATTGCTCTATGCAATCACGTGGGGCTGAACGTGTTCGCGTAGGTTTGAGAGGCAGTGTTCTGCGATCGCGTGAGTGATTCCGCGTTCACGTAGGGTATAATGTGTGGGCAGTCtgattgtgcttcgcgatcgcgaggccatTTCCGCGATCACGATTAAGAAAAACTGGGTAGACAATTTTATATCCAAAATCGAGtgtttgagcccatttttcatattttgagctagagatcacggatttgggcgattcttgaagggattttagcggagttgattggggtaagtgttccttactTAGTTTTCGGTAAATTCTATGATTATATCGTTGAATTTGTCATCTAATTAGTGtcttgggttgaaaatagtagaaaaattcatagactttaattgaggatttaaagaccgagttgtggtcgaatttgagtaattttgatatggttggactcgtggttgaatgggagttcgggttttgtgagttttatcgaatTACGAAACGTGAGCCCCACGGACGaagtttgagctaaatttcgggtttttatggaaaattaacattttcttatggaattaattccaataaattttattgactttatcgaattatttatggctagattcgaggcgtttggaggccaattcacaaggcaaaggcataccggagtaaaaaattacacggtttgaggtaaataacacttctaaacttgattctgagggtatgaatccccgaatttggtaaaatataaattgtttggaggtgacacacacgataggtgacgagcatgtggacgtgcaccatataaactgtgtcttgaataaattcgatgcagttgtaaaattaatgaatcatattATCATCTAAACatgttccacgtgttagagaaattgagctgagactcttattaaatatcatgtttaggctacgtgccaatattttgggacccatggggtcgtgttgctgttgaattaattgttcaaaaaaaaaatacatttcacactcagtaatatttgtccattgtgaggatatttatgggatcgagctacgCGACGCAGcatgccataatggctttatacattattattatatggatcagggttgctcgtctgcagcaggccttattggctatATTATTAAATGGaccggggttgcccgcctgcagcaggccttattgactttattattatatggatcgggactgcccgcctgcaataggccatatcggctttatatagcgcttgggctgaaggagcccctccggagtctgtacacccccagtgagcgtagatgattatatatattcgagatggacttcccagggcatggacttgccttacttacgatgattatatatacattcgggatggatttcccagggcatggacttgccttacttgtttgtattgtaatgagtttacctggacatagatcttgtccgtatcagttATATTTGGGCATAAAATTAttccagggctggattggccttataccgtactgggtgactgactgtcagtcgatgtgtatatatatatatatatacaggttggaatacccctgggttggattggccataaacagtaccgagtgaccggataatttgtgatcggtatttacatgaggtctttctactgagatgtcatattcctcatatcatgcagtattgatctatttcacttgtactgagtttaacggttaaacttgaaagcatgcctacatttctgtaccattagttttactggactgtacattcaaagctcatcatttctttcagcccagaggttagtcttgttacttattgagttggttgtactcatactacactctacacctcgtgtgcagatccaggtgctttcggccaaggagattgttagatttcagagtactatcagttggagactatcaaggtagctgcttggcgtccgctgaccttgtctcttttttcttcagttattgtactgttctatactttcagacaatggtttttatcagtcaaatattgtattcatattagatgcttatgtactcagtgacaccggattttgggagtgttatatttaaaattgtgagatttcttccgctaaatttaattattttgttttcaaatttaaaagaaatggtgatttattgagatttttggcatgcctagtattgagataggcgtcatcacgacaggtgagattttgggctGTGACACTTTAAAGGAAACATTATATGTACCTTCCATTAGAAGGAATTTAATTTCGGTTTCTAGCGCTATGAGAGATGGTTATGACATTAATTTTCATGATATTGATAAATGTGTTATTAGTCATAATAAACGTTATATCTCTTCGGCTACATTGGTTAATGGTATTTTTATTGTTGACTCTATTCCTAAACAGTTACAACCTAAAGAACTGAATTATATTGatttaccaaataagagaaaacGTTCTTATGAATTGAGTGAAACATATTTATGGCACTTATATTTGGGTCATATAAATCTAAACAGAATTTCAAGGTTGGTTAAGGATGGACTTTTAAGTTCATTAAAAGTGGAGGCACTACCAACTTGTGAATCTTGTTTAGAAGAAAAAATGACAAAACGAAATTTTCCCTCAAAAGGAAATCGAGCAAGTGATAAATTAGAGTTAATTCATTTTGATTTGTGTGGTCCAATGAAAGTCCAAGTAAGAGgtggttttgagtattttgtgactttcacaGATGATTATTCAAAGTATGGATATATTTATTTGTTGCGTCGAAAGTCTGAATGTTTTGAAAAGTTCAAAGAATTTAAGACAGAGACTGAAAAACGACATAATAAATATATCAAGACACTACGATCTGATCGTGGTGGGGAGTATCTCTCTGTGAAATTCATTAGTTATTTATCAAAATGTAGAATTACCTCTCAATTATCTGCACCTgaaactccacaacaaaatggtgtagcTGAAAGAAGAAATATGACTCTTATGGAAATGTTTAGATCAAAGATGAGTTATTCCAGTTTGCCTTCGTCCTTTTGGGGACATGCCTTAGAAACAACAAATTATGTTCTGAATTTAGTTCCTTCAAAGTCAGTACCTTTGACCCCTACAGAATTGTGGACTGGGCGCACTCCTAGTCTGCGGCATATTCGAGTTTGGGATTGTCCGACACATGTGCTAAAAGGGAAAACGGATAAATTGGAGGCGAGAACGGATGTATGTGTGTTTGTGGGTTATCCAAAAGGGACGAAAGGTGATTTATTCTATTGTCctaaagaaaataaggtaatTGTTAGCACAAATGACAAGTTTCTTGAAGAGGACTATTTGATGAACCACGTTCCTAGAAGCAAACTTGTTTTACAGGAACTTAGCAAAGGAATGGAAACTCAGTCATCTGAAAAACAAAACGACCTGATGCAAACATCGGAAGTCAATTTTGACATACCATTGCATTTTAGTAGTGGGAGAAATGTCAATAGACTTGATATCCTGCAAGAACAAGTACCCGAAGTCACACTACCACAAAGTAGTGGGAGTTATGTTGAGCAGACTGCACAACAGGAAGAAGTCGTTGATATCCTCGTGGATAACATGGAGGCTTAGGTTCCTGATAATGATGTGGTTCAACCACAAGATCATAATGGTGTAGTTGCAACTGATGTAGTGCGTAGTCGTAGTGGGAGAGAAATAAGGCAGCCAATTCGTTATACACTCTTGGGAGAATCATATGATAGGATCCCTGAGGAGCCAACTTCTGAACTTGTCAATTACAACCAAGCACTACATGATAAAGATGTTGATAAGTGGGTTGCTGCTATGAAATTAGAGATGGAGTTTATGTACTCTAATCAAGTCTGGGATATTGTAGAACCACCTGATGGGGTTAAACCCATTGGATGCAAGTAGATCTATAAGAAAAATAGAGGTGTAGACGGAAAAGTACAAACTTTTAAAGCAAGGCTTGTAGCAAAAGGGTTTACTCAGAaagaagggatcgattatgaGGAAACCTTCTCACCGGTAGCCATGTTTAAGTCTATTAAGATTCTCTTATCCATTGCTGCTCACTATGATAATGAGATTTGGCAAATGGATATCAAGACAACTTTCCTTAATGGAAGTCTTGATGAGTACATCTATATGATACAACCAGATGGTTTCGTGGAAAGTGGCAAGGAACACTTGTTGTGTAAGCTTAAAAGGTCTATTTATGGGCTGAAACAGGTATCTAGGGCATGGAACACTTGTTTTGACAAGGCGATTAAAAAGTTTTGGTTTTGATCAGTGTCTTAACGAGTCTTGTGTATACAA
The DNA window shown above is from Nicotiana tomentosiformis chromosome 8, ASM39032v3, whole genome shotgun sequence and carries:
- the LOC138897131 gene encoding uncharacterized protein, which codes for MAAFNPLTVIPTPNKLEGPNSVDWKQNLDIVLIAEEYKFVLDEVCPEKPRDDGMDDEQKAYRKSVKANEMVRCYILASMSNVLQHQYQSMESAYDILKNLKEMFVDQNRAAKQTAMKALLNTKMVEGSYVRDYVLKMMSLLNELEVLGANIDKDTQVEMILQTLPDSF